One genomic window of Prosthecobacter algae includes the following:
- the glmM gene encoding phosphoglucosamine mutase, which translates to MSEKRQFFGTDGVRAVANRHPMTPEFVLRLGQAAAAVLGSRTEGGDRPRCIIGRDTRASGEMLESALIAGLNSAGVDVVLAGMVPTPAVAMLAAQTGANFGVVVSASHNPFEDNGIKFVHGNGRKLSDKTEIAIEKIVLGNTEEATRPEGRGIGRVSRMADSVERYVAHAVASMGGLRLDGMRVALDNAHGAASYTSALALEQLGADVQVFHSEPDGFNINEECGCTHSEELERLVRQSQAQAGIAHDGDADRIALCDEEAIALDGDELMAIAAESMLRKGTLKQNTLAVTIMSNYGLDDLVSRLGGRVIRTNVGDRYVLEEMHSRGLNLGGEQSGHIIFGDWATTGDGLIAGLQVLKIMKETGEPLSHLRKCLKKFPQAARNLRVRSKPPITELADAQKIIKETEKKLGDYGRVLLRYSGTESLIRLLIEGRDVEYLEAQADKIASAILAQIG; encoded by the coding sequence ATGTCTGAAAAGCGTCAATTCTTCGGCACCGACGGCGTCCGCGCCGTGGCCAATCGCCATCCCATGACCCCTGAGTTTGTCCTTCGCCTGGGGCAGGCGGCGGCGGCTGTGCTGGGAAGCCGGACTGAAGGGGGCGACCGGCCCCGCTGCATCATCGGGCGGGATACGCGCGCTTCCGGGGAGATGCTGGAGTCTGCCCTCATCGCAGGTCTGAACTCCGCCGGGGTGGATGTCGTCCTCGCAGGCATGGTGCCCACCCCTGCCGTGGCCATGCTGGCCGCGCAGACCGGGGCTAACTTTGGCGTGGTGGTCAGCGCCTCGCACAATCCTTTTGAAGACAACGGCATCAAGTTCGTCCACGGCAACGGCCGCAAGCTGAGCGACAAGACGGAAATCGCCATCGAGAAGATCGTCCTCGGCAATACCGAAGAGGCCACCCGTCCAGAAGGGCGTGGCATCGGCCGAGTAAGCCGGATGGCAGACAGTGTGGAGCGCTACGTGGCCCACGCGGTGGCCAGCATGGGCGGCCTGCGGCTGGACGGCATGCGGGTGGCGCTGGACAATGCCCACGGCGCTGCCTCCTACACCAGTGCGCTGGCGCTGGAGCAACTGGGTGCGGACGTGCAGGTCTTTCACAGTGAGCCGGACGGCTTTAACATCAATGAGGAGTGTGGCTGCACGCACAGCGAGGAGCTGGAGCGTCTGGTGCGCCAGTCCCAGGCGCAGGCCGGCATCGCCCATGATGGGGATGCGGACCGCATCGCCCTGTGTGACGAGGAAGCCATCGCCCTGGATGGGGATGAACTGATGGCCATCGCTGCCGAGTCCATGCTGCGCAAAGGCACGCTGAAGCAGAACACGCTGGCCGTGACCATCATGAGCAACTACGGCCTGGACGACCTCGTCTCCCGCCTGGGTGGCCGCGTGATCCGCACCAATGTGGGCGACCGCTACGTGCTGGAGGAAATGCACTCCCGCGGTCTGAACCTGGGTGGCGAGCAGAGCGGCCACATCATCTTTGGCGACTGGGCCACCACGGGCGACGGCCTCATCGCCGGCCTGCAGGTGCTGAAAATCATGAAGGAAACAGGCGAGCCGCTGAGCCACCTGCGCAAGTGCCTCAAAAAATTCCCCCAGGCCGCCCGCAACCTGCGCGTGCGCAGCAAGCCGCCGATCACAGAGCTGGCCGATGCCCAGAAGATCATCAAGGAAACGGAGAAGAAGCTGGGCGACTACGGTCGTGTGCTGCTGCGCTACTCCGGTACGGAGTCCCTCATCCGCCTGCTCATTGAAGGCCGCGACGTGGAGTACCTCGAAGCCCAGGCCGACAAGATCGCCTCGGCGATCCTGGCGCAGATCGGGTGA
- the cdaA gene encoding diadenylate cyclase CdaA: MWEILKQHWRDGVEILILAVLVYQAYLFFRATRGARILTGLLMLLLGLALVSQLLKLEVITWLLQRISVFLAIALVVLFQPELRRVLAELGSHRMFSLNRPDPESLDVLLEAMQQLSARRCGALFAIKRGIDLRLLAETGVSVDARLSPELITTIFHPKTALHDGGAIIDQGRIASAGCVFPVSQREVRDRAIGLRHRAAMGVTEETDAIALIVSEESGALSLAYRGKLEHDLEPEELRDRLNELLTFGAAAPEPVQEEPTRDLGPV; this comes from the coding sequence ATGTGGGAAATCCTAAAACAGCATTGGCGCGATGGCGTGGAGATTCTCATCCTCGCCGTGCTGGTCTATCAGGCCTACCTGTTCTTCCGCGCCACGCGCGGGGCACGCATCCTCACGGGGCTGCTCATGCTACTTCTGGGGCTGGCGCTGGTTTCGCAGCTTTTGAAGCTGGAGGTGATCACCTGGCTGCTGCAGCGCATTTCGGTTTTCCTGGCCATCGCCCTGGTGGTGCTGTTCCAGCCGGAGCTGCGGCGCGTGCTGGCGGAGCTGGGCAGCCACCGCATGTTTTCGCTGAACCGGCCGGATCCAGAATCGCTGGACGTGCTGCTGGAGGCGATGCAGCAGCTTTCCGCCCGCCGCTGTGGGGCGCTCTTTGCCATCAAGCGCGGCATTGACCTGCGCCTGCTGGCGGAGACGGGGGTGAGCGTGGATGCACGCCTTTCACCGGAACTCATCACCACCATCTTTCATCCGAAGACGGCCCTGCACGATGGCGGGGCCATCATCGACCAGGGCCGCATTGCCTCAGCGGGCTGCGTTTTCCCCGTCAGCCAGAGGGAGGTGCGGGACCGCGCCATCGGCCTGCGCCACCGCGCCGCCATGGGCGTGACCGAAGAGACCGACGCCATCGCCCTCATCGTGAGTGAGGAAAGCGGAGCCCTGTCCCTGGCCTACCGGGGCAAGCTGGAGCACGACCTTGAGCCAGAGGAACTACGCGACCGTCTGAATGAGCTGCTGACCTTTGGCGCTGCCGCCCCCGAACCCGTGCAGGAGGAACCGACCCGTGACCTGGGACCAGTTTAA
- a CDS encoding tetratricopeptide repeat protein has product MHCSRLLHLGSFALLLALASPLQAELSPAHQRLAATMNAGDPDQTILAADALLSQQPQDVTALRAKAIALMEKEQLPEAIALLRQALKIDPDSVACRYYLAEALGTNGDVAESVRLLDEVKLRAPDSEYARRADVVLPELRPMLAEISPFYDTSLGSNMIESPAGAERRFKAQLRLAMEYDDNVAARASNSPLTGPEASGRVLLGWALDYTPLHQALDSGPFSLGLTLDGYQSWHERQALNDFDVNQNIVGAYLDRQGKLDTLPYRARLSGNWEYTEVGNEFFNHAVGFKTLFDLQWKPWAMTSLHYGLDDKDFNDDTATPGTFSRDGTYQTAGVDQYFYLCENRLILGLGYAYRWADTRGTQFETSAHSVNTSVQVSLPWKLTWRGALSYSSEDFTQYTPDPQRLDNAWMVSTSLSRPIFNENLSVELSYHYFIADSSVAFAEYQRHIVGLGLRYRY; this is encoded by the coding sequence ATGCATTGCTCCCGTCTCCTTCATCTCGGCTCCTTCGCCCTCCTGCTGGCGCTCGCCTCCCCGCTGCAGGCCGAACTCAGCCCCGCTCATCAGCGCTTGGCTGCCACCATGAACGCCGGAGATCCCGACCAGACCATCCTGGCGGCGGATGCGCTTTTGAGCCAACAACCCCAAGACGTCACCGCCCTGCGGGCCAAGGCCATCGCCCTCATGGAAAAGGAGCAGTTGCCGGAAGCCATTGCCCTGCTCCGTCAAGCCTTGAAAATCGACCCCGACAGCGTCGCCTGCCGTTATTACCTGGCCGAAGCGCTGGGCACGAATGGCGATGTCGCTGAATCGGTTCGGCTACTGGATGAGGTGAAACTGCGTGCGCCTGACTCTGAATATGCTCGCCGGGCGGATGTGGTGCTGCCTGAGCTGCGCCCCATGCTGGCGGAAATCTCCCCCTTTTATGACACCTCCCTCGGCTCCAACATGATCGAGTCCCCAGCCGGGGCCGAGAGGCGCTTTAAGGCTCAACTGCGTCTGGCTATGGAATACGATGACAACGTAGCAGCGCGTGCTTCCAATTCCCCCCTCACCGGCCCCGAGGCCTCAGGCCGCGTGCTGCTCGGCTGGGCGCTCGACTACACACCGCTGCATCAGGCGCTGGATTCCGGCCCCTTCAGCCTCGGTCTCACCCTGGACGGCTACCAGAGCTGGCACGAACGCCAGGCCCTGAACGATTTTGATGTGAATCAAAATATCGTCGGTGCCTACCTGGATCGCCAGGGCAAGCTGGACACCCTGCCCTACCGGGCCCGCCTTTCCGGCAACTGGGAATACACCGAGGTGGGCAACGAATTTTTCAACCACGCCGTCGGTTTCAAGACCCTTTTTGACCTTCAGTGGAAGCCCTGGGCCATGACCTCCCTCCACTACGGTCTCGACGACAAGGACTTCAATGACGACACAGCCACCCCCGGCACCTTTTCCCGCGATGGCACCTACCAGACCGCCGGAGTGGACCAATACTTCTACCTCTGTGAAAACCGCCTCATTTTGGGTCTGGGCTACGCCTACCGCTGGGCCGACACTCGCGGCACCCAGTTTGAAACCAGTGCCCACAGCGTGAACACCTCCGTACAAGTCTCCCTGCCCTGGAAGCTCACCTGGCGCGGGGCCCTCAGCTACTCCAGCGAGGACTTCACCCAGTACACACCGGATCCTCAACGACTGGATAATGCCTGGATGGTCTCCACCTCGCTCTCCCGCCCCATCTTCAACGAGAACCTGAGCGTCGAGCTCAGCTACCACTACTTCATTGCCGACTCCTCCGTCGCCTTCGCCGAATACCAGCGCCACATCGTCGGCCTGGGCCTCAGATACCGTTATTGA